The following proteins come from a genomic window of Microbacterium lemovicicum:
- a CDS encoding LLM class F420-dependent oxidoreductase encodes MQTGLHFWNYSVPGAPAALPTVIAETARVAEAGGFDQFTVMDHWFQMEAMAPASEPMLEAYTTLGFVAAQTSRMRLGPLVVGVTYRHPGLLVKTATTLDVLSGGRSMLGIGAAWYEREHHGLGVPYPAISERFERLEETLQIARQMWSDDDGPFEGAHYRLAETLGQPKPVSAPHPPIMIGGKGERKTLRLAAQYAQIVNLTTSDPDEVAHLLDVLRGHCDRLGTDYDAIEKTVIAGASDPFAPSFTGQMSRLADLGVTMVVLGVRPPDPLGWTTRLVDEVVPALAAL; translated from the coding sequence ATGCAGACAGGCCTCCACTTCTGGAACTACTCCGTGCCCGGCGCTCCCGCCGCCCTCCCGACCGTCATCGCCGAGACGGCCCGCGTCGCCGAGGCCGGCGGCTTCGACCAGTTCACCGTCATGGACCACTGGTTCCAGATGGAGGCCATGGCCCCGGCATCCGAGCCCATGCTCGAGGCGTACACGACCCTCGGGTTCGTCGCCGCCCAGACGAGCCGCATGCGTCTCGGCCCGCTCGTCGTCGGTGTCACCTATCGCCACCCCGGCCTGCTCGTGAAGACGGCGACCACGCTGGACGTGCTCAGCGGCGGCCGGTCGATGCTGGGAATCGGGGCCGCCTGGTACGAGCGGGAGCACCACGGCCTGGGCGTGCCGTATCCCGCCATCTCGGAGCGCTTCGAGCGGCTCGAGGAGACCCTGCAGATCGCCCGCCAGATGTGGAGCGACGACGACGGGCCGTTCGAGGGCGCGCACTACCGGCTCGCCGAGACCCTCGGGCAGCCGAAGCCGGTCTCGGCTCCGCACCCGCCGATCATGATCGGCGGCAAGGGCGAGCGGAAGACGCTGCGACTGGCCGCCCAGTACGCGCAGATCGTCAACCTGACCACGTCCGATCCCGACGAGGTCGCCCACCTGCTGGACGTGCTCCGCGGCCACTGCGACCGCCTGGGCACCGATTACGACGCGATCGAGAAGACGGTCATCGCCGGCGCATCCGACCCGTTCGCCCCCTCGTTCACCGGCCAGATGTCGCGCCTGGCCGACCTCGGCGTGACCATGGTCGTTCTCGGAGTGCGTCCGCCCGACCCGCTCGGGTGGACCACGCGCCTCGTCGACGAGGTCGTGCCCGCGCTCGCGGCTCTTTGA
- a CDS encoding GNAT family N-acetyltransferase yields the protein MDISAPQRHGPIGIRLVRQRDAKPLQHELLSNREWLRPWEATSPDGPVSFDMRLGVRRLLQQYRDGSGVPFVMEYDGEVAGQLNVWGIARGSLASATIGYWVSRRFAGRSITPTAVAMATDISFRELRLHRMEICIRPENAASLRVVQKLGFRYEGLRRRYIHIDGDWRDHYAFALVREEVPEGVLERWTQGRAPQDAAAIPPADRLHA from the coding sequence ATGGACATCAGCGCTCCACAGCGGCACGGGCCGATCGGCATCCGTCTGGTACGCCAGCGCGACGCCAAGCCGCTGCAGCACGAGCTCCTGAGCAACCGGGAGTGGCTGCGGCCGTGGGAGGCGACGAGCCCCGACGGCCCGGTGTCGTTCGACATGCGGCTCGGCGTGCGTCGCCTGCTGCAGCAGTACCGCGACGGCTCGGGCGTGCCGTTCGTAATGGAATACGACGGCGAGGTCGCCGGGCAGTTGAACGTCTGGGGCATCGCGCGCGGTTCTCTCGCCTCGGCGACCATCGGGTACTGGGTGAGCCGCCGCTTCGCCGGCCGCTCCATCACCCCGACCGCCGTCGCGATGGCCACCGACATCTCCTTCCGCGAGCTGAGGCTGCACCGCATGGAGATCTGCATCCGGCCGGAGAACGCCGCGAGTCTGCGCGTGGTGCAGAAGCTCGGCTTCCGCTACGAGGGACTCCGCCGGCGCTACATCCACATCGACGGCGACTGGCGCGACCACTACGCCTTCGCGCTCGTGCGCGAGGAGGTGCCGGAGGGGGTGCTGGAGCGCTGGACGCAGGGCCGGGCGCCTCAGGATGCTGCGGCGATCCCTCCCGCGGACCGCCTGCACGCCTGA
- a CDS encoding solute symporter family protein: MNDVFGAVHAAVQTVENNPVLNISIFAAFVAVTLFIVIRASRNNKTAADYYAAGRSFTGPQNGFAISGDYLSAASFLGITGAIAINGYDGFLYSIGFLVAWLVALLLVAELMRNTGKFTMADVLSFRLKQGPVRMAAAITTLAVCFFYLLAQMAGAGGLVSLLLGIKETLGQSLVVAVVGVLMIVYVLVGGMKGTTWVQIVKAFLLIGGALVMTIWVLAINGFSLNTLLESAVAASITEQKDAILGPGLQYGKNPWDFISLAIALVLGTAGLPHVLMRFYTVPTAKEARRSVVWAIWLIGVFYLFTLVLGYGAGSLVGPEAIKAAPGGVNSAAPLLALALGGPLLLGFISAVAFATILAVVAGLTITAAASFAHDIYANVVKKGNVPPDGEVKVARRTVLVIGVLAILGGIGVQGQNVAFLVALAFAVAASANLPTILYSLFWRRFNTQGAVWSMYGGLAAAIILIVLSPVFWGTETSVFKNTGTAIWPLNNPGIVSIPVGFLLGWLGSLLSRRPEDPRTAAEMDVRSLTGFGAEKATDH; encoded by the coding sequence ATGAACGACGTCTTCGGCGCCGTGCACGCCGCCGTCCAGACTGTGGAGAACAACCCGGTCCTGAACATCTCGATCTTCGCCGCCTTCGTGGCCGTGACGCTCTTCATCGTCATCCGCGCCAGCCGCAACAACAAGACGGCCGCGGACTACTACGCGGCAGGACGCTCCTTCACAGGGCCCCAGAACGGGTTCGCGATCTCGGGCGACTATCTGTCCGCGGCATCCTTCCTGGGTATCACCGGCGCCATCGCCATCAACGGCTACGACGGGTTCCTCTACTCGATCGGGTTCCTCGTGGCCTGGCTGGTGGCACTGCTGCTCGTGGCGGAGCTGATGCGCAACACGGGCAAGTTCACGATGGCCGACGTGCTGTCGTTCCGGCTCAAGCAGGGTCCGGTGCGCATGGCCGCGGCGATCACGACGCTCGCCGTCTGCTTCTTCTACCTGCTCGCGCAGATGGCCGGAGCGGGCGGGCTCGTCTCGCTGCTCCTGGGCATCAAGGAGACGCTCGGTCAGTCGCTGGTCGTGGCCGTCGTGGGCGTGCTCATGATCGTCTACGTGCTGGTGGGCGGCATGAAGGGCACGACCTGGGTGCAGATCGTCAAGGCGTTCCTGCTCATCGGCGGTGCGCTGGTGATGACCATCTGGGTGCTGGCGATCAACGGCTTCAGCCTGAACACGCTGCTGGAGAGCGCGGTGGCCGCCTCGATCACCGAGCAGAAGGACGCCATCCTCGGACCGGGCCTGCAGTACGGCAAGAACCCGTGGGACTTCATCTCGCTCGCGATCGCCCTCGTTCTCGGTACGGCTGGTCTGCCGCACGTGCTCATGCGCTTCTACACGGTGCCCACGGCCAAGGAGGCGCGTCGGTCGGTCGTGTGGGCGATCTGGCTGATCGGGGTCTTCTACCTGTTCACGCTGGTGCTGGGCTACGGCGCCGGTTCCCTCGTCGGGCCGGAGGCCATCAAGGCGGCCCCGGGCGGTGTGAACTCCGCAGCGCCGCTGCTGGCGCTGGCGCTCGGCGGCCCGCTCCTGCTCGGGTTCATCTCGGCCGTGGCCTTCGCCACGATCCTCGCGGTGGTGGCCGGACTCACGATCACCGCGGCGGCGTCGTTCGCCCACGACATCTATGCCAACGTCGTGAAGAAGGGGAACGTGCCGCCCGACGGCGAGGTCAAGGTCGCCCGCCGCACGGTGCTCGTGATCGGCGTGCTCGCCATCCTCGGCGGCATCGGCGTGCAGGGGCAGAACGTGGCGTTCCTGGTCGCGCTGGCCTTCGCGGTCGCCGCCTCGGCGAACCTGCCGACGATCCTGTACTCGCTGTTCTGGCGGCGGTTCAACACGCAGGGCGCCGTCTGGAGCATGTACGGGGGACTGGCCGCGGCCATCATCCTCATCGTGCTGTCGCCGGTCTTCTGGGGCACCGAGACCAGCGTGTTCAAGAACACCGGCACGGCGATCTGGCCGCTGAACAACCCGGGCATCGTCTCGATCCCCGTGGGCTTCCTGCTCGGCTGGCTCGGCTCGCTCCTGTCGCGTCGGCCGGAGGATCCGCGCACGGCGGCCGAGATGGACGTCCGCTCTCTCACCGGCTTCGGTGCGGAGAAGGCCACCGACCACTAG
- the galU gene encoding UTP--glucose-1-phosphate uridylyltransferase GalU, which translates to MPHKPFKAVIPAAGLGTRFLPATKAMPKEMLPVVDKPAIQYVVEEATHAGIDDILIIIGRNKNNLSNHFDSVPELEESLARKGDHDKLAKVQHSSDLADIHFVRQGEPKGLGHAVFRAKAHVGDSPFAVLLGDDLIDERDPLLETMLELHDRTGAAVVALMEVDPESIHLYGAAAIEETGDEGTVKITGLVEKPNAADAPSNYAVIGRYVFAPSVFDILERTQPGKGGEIQLTDALQELAADPDGPGVYGVVFRGRRYDTGDKLDYIKAIVQLAADRDDLGPVLRPWFKEFAATL; encoded by the coding sequence ATGCCGCACAAGCCCTTCAAAGCAGTCATCCCCGCAGCCGGTCTCGGCACGCGCTTCCTGCCCGCGACCAAGGCGATGCCCAAGGAGATGCTGCCGGTCGTCGACAAGCCGGCCATCCAGTACGTGGTGGAGGAGGCGACCCACGCCGGGATCGACGACATCCTCATCATCATCGGGCGCAACAAGAACAACCTGTCGAACCACTTCGACTCCGTGCCCGAGCTCGAGGAGTCCCTCGCCCGCAAGGGCGACCACGACAAGCTCGCCAAGGTGCAGCACTCGAGCGACCTCGCCGACATCCACTTCGTCCGCCAGGGCGAGCCCAAGGGCCTCGGCCACGCCGTCTTCCGCGCGAAGGCCCACGTCGGCGACTCGCCGTTCGCCGTTCTCCTCGGCGACGACCTGATCGACGAGCGCGACCCGCTGCTGGAGACGATGCTCGAGCTCCACGACCGCACCGGTGCCGCGGTCGTCGCGCTCATGGAGGTCGACCCCGAGAGCATCCATCTCTACGGCGCCGCGGCGATCGAGGAGACGGGCGACGAGGGCACGGTGAAGATCACCGGCCTCGTCGAGAAGCCGAACGCGGCCGACGCGCCGTCCAACTACGCCGTGATCGGACGCTACGTCTTCGCGCCGAGCGTGTTCGACATCCTCGAGCGCACCCAGCCCGGCAAGGGCGGCGAGATCCAGCTGACCGACGCGCTGCAGGAGCTCGCGGCCGACCCCGACGGCCCCGGGGTCTACGGCGTCGTCTTCCGCGGGCGCCGCTACGACACCGGCGATAAGCTGGACTACATCAAGGCCATCGTGCAGCTGGCCGCGGACCGCGACGATCTCGGCCCCGTGCTGCGCCCCTGGTTCAAGGAGTTCGCGGCGACACTGTGA
- a CDS encoding 5-formyltetrahydrofolate cyclo-ligase, whose amino-acid sequence MSDDIGHQKRALRAELRERRQLLSETARDAAAAGIRVQLDALLEHTGARAVSCYLSATTEPGTREFVEHAVGRGIRVLLPVTRSDGLLDWTVASADGDIAEGLFGLPEPVGELLGPIAVNDVDLLIIPAAAVDTHGMRLGWGRGYFDKTIGSMEGCPPVYAVIYDSELIDEVPREIHDQPVSGVVTPTRTVPLAPRRR is encoded by the coding sequence ATGTCCGATGACATAGGGCACCAGAAGCGGGCGCTGCGCGCCGAGCTGCGCGAACGCCGGCAGCTGCTGTCCGAGACGGCGCGGGATGCTGCGGCCGCCGGCATACGCGTCCAGCTCGACGCCCTTCTCGAGCACACGGGCGCCCGAGCCGTCTCCTGCTACCTCTCCGCGACGACCGAGCCCGGCACGCGGGAGTTCGTCGAGCATGCGGTGGGCCGCGGCATCCGCGTCCTCCTGCCGGTGACGCGCTCCGACGGACTCCTGGACTGGACGGTCGCCTCGGCGGACGGCGACATCGCCGAGGGGCTCTTCGGACTCCCCGAGCCGGTGGGCGAGCTGCTGGGCCCCATCGCCGTGAACGACGTCGACCTCCTCATCATCCCCGCCGCCGCCGTTGACACCCACGGCATGCGCCTCGGGTGGGGCCGGGGCTACTTCGACAAGACCATCGGCTCGATGGAGGGCTGCCCGCCCGTCTACGCGGTCATCTACGACTCCGAGCTGATCGACGAGGTGCCCCGGGAGATCCACGATCAGCCCGTCAGCGGCGTCGTCACCCCGACCCGCACCGTTCCCCTCGCGCCGCGCCGGCGCTGA
- the mscL gene encoding large conductance mechanosensitive channel protein MscL, producing MIKGFKEFILRGNVIDLAVAVVIGAAFTAIIGALVEGLITPLIGVIFQLGDLSGWVWTVPTLSGSTATFTIGNIVTAIINFVAVAAIVYFVFVFPMNHWKERQAARAGVAAQETPPAPTETELLVQIRDLLEAQNGGAGRVPPTL from the coding sequence ATGATCAAGGGCTTCAAGGAGTTCATCCTCCGCGGGAACGTCATCGACCTGGCCGTCGCCGTGGTCATCGGCGCCGCTTTCACGGCCATCATCGGCGCCCTGGTCGAGGGCCTGATCACGCCGCTGATCGGTGTCATCTTCCAGCTCGGCGACCTGTCCGGCTGGGTCTGGACCGTGCCGACGCTCTCGGGCAGCACAGCCACGTTCACGATCGGCAACATCGTGACGGCGATCATCAACTTCGTCGCCGTCGCCGCGATCGTCTACTTCGTCTTCGTCTTCCCGATGAACCACTGGAAGGAGCGCCAGGCCGCTCGTGCCGGCGTCGCGGCGCAGGAGACGCCTCCCGCTCCCACCGAGACCGAGCTGCTGGTGCAGATCCGCGATCTGCTCGAGGCTCAGAACGGCGGCGCGGGACGCGTCCCGCCCACCCTCTGA
- a CDS encoding FmdB family zinc ribbon protein: protein MPTYAYACTQCDHRFDAVQSFADPTLTECPVCGGKLRKEYGSIGVTFNGSGFYRTDSRAGAKGSDGGSSSGTSSSSSTSSSGDGGSSTPSSKSETKPSAAPSTT from the coding sequence ATGCCCACCTACGCCTATGCCTGCACGCAGTGCGACCACCGTTTCGACGCGGTGCAGTCCTTCGCCGACCCGACCCTGACGGAGTGCCCCGTCTGCGGCGGCAAGCTCCGCAAGGAGTACGGCTCGATCGGCGTCACCTTCAACGGATCGGGGTTCTATCGCACCGACTCGCGCGCCGGCGCCAAGGGCTCCGACGGCGGCTCGTCGAGCGGGACCTCGTCGTCCTCGTCCACCTCGTCGAGTGGCGACGGCGGATCATCCACGCCATCATCGAAGTCTGAGACGAAGCCCTCCGCGGCCCCGTCCACCACCTGA
- a CDS encoding methylated-DNA--[protein]-cysteine S-methyltransferase, translating to MSDFAYRVTPSPVGDILLVVGEEGLVSLHPFDGPVDHELQRLSESLPGPLAPDDTAGQDAVDQLAEYFAGDRTSFGLDLDWRLVQGFTREALQAVCRIPYGETAGYGEVAVEAGAPRAARAVGTACARTPFSIVVPVHRVVRADGSIGEYGGHPEVKRFLLELERDAGV from the coding sequence ATGAGCGACTTCGCGTACCGCGTGACCCCCTCGCCGGTGGGCGACATCCTTCTCGTCGTCGGCGAGGAGGGCCTGGTCAGCCTCCATCCGTTCGACGGCCCCGTCGACCACGAGCTCCAGCGGCTCTCGGAATCCCTTCCCGGGCCGCTCGCGCCCGACGACACCGCCGGCCAGGATGCGGTGGACCAGCTCGCCGAGTACTTCGCGGGCGACCGCACGTCCTTCGGCCTCGACCTCGACTGGCGGCTCGTGCAGGGCTTCACCCGGGAGGCTCTGCAGGCGGTGTGCCGCATCCCCTACGGCGAGACCGCCGGCTACGGCGAGGTCGCGGTGGAGGCGGGCGCTCCTCGCGCCGCGCGCGCAGTGGGCACGGCGTGCGCGCGCACCCCCTTCTCGATCGTCGTCCCGGTGCACCGCGTCGTGCGCGCGGACGGCAGCATCGGCGAGTACGGCGGCCACCCCGAGGTGAAGCGCTTCCTGCTCGAGCTGGAGCGCGACGCCGGCGTGTAG
- a CDS encoding AAA family ATPase: protein MADVWRGEDSIAAGEEDVAAGASVTPDHLGLSEPGVTVVHAADSERDRLRTQAAALGGRSTLLHFSAAADAGIEITKAHPGSLPQFITGRSTLLSGLFRDEVALRNARLAAERITTKNVELRTARGIEPVRLAVGLASWRIGETSFTAPVLLRPLAIRRHHTDFEVKLHGTFTVNPELVRALRTHFGITVDGPALSAAAYDGGLFKPQPVIDLLRSLTSSIESFSVIPRLVVSTFADIGSGMERDAVNLDHPTLNALAGHVTDRETFTARRPVTTPPNPDERPPAADTLLLDADAEQEAVLARIAAGQSMVVHTLPGTGGTQTVINAVGALVRDGKSVLVVSARRSTLEGVRHRLAGIGLGGLAVSPRHLQRDLIRAIGRNEKAEQPRVADIDDALVRLRGVLRDYRSAVTRRHDGLGVSTLEILRALTTLAAVDPAPSTAARFDALTLERLAPNRAAAASMLASAARLGEFRFGPDDSPWYGVSFATTESARAAHALAAKLHRQDVPGLLERGYELIAQTRMRPFRTLTELGAYLQVLRGIRDSLDRFSPTVFERPLGELIQAHGPRREAPELSGANRRRLKRLSREYIRPGVHVPDMHEALLRVQQQRTEWQRYVDAGVIPEVPVGLADVHVAWQRVDADLAELDGILGRKVTERLIDLPVKTLVRTLGALAAESDFFDNLVERATLRTKLAALGLEPLLLELSVRHVPESRVRDELEFAWWQSALEHLLRTDRALLGANTAVVDRLERDFRLVDEAHAAASGPLLASALATQWRIGIVDHPDEAVALRRELKNGAAEPGAVLAAAPALLRTLAPVWLASPYDVPAIPEAHAFDVVVIADAAAICLAEAAPALRRAEQVVLFGDPVTQKPTPFRVASSIPTAEDDPDAPFDGVSVFERLADLLPVATLTRSYRAGGEDLAELVNDAFYGGEIVSLPWAGSYLGRGSLGVDYVEGGTGTPDPLTGAVESPDAEVQRVVTLVVEHAVNRGAESLMVVTASPRHAERVRAAVATAFAGRADVADFVSRDTAEPFAVLSLEESVAESRDRVIFSLGFGLTKHGRVLSDFGDLSTPDGERLLTVGMTRARRSMVIVSSIRPSAFDDGRLEYGAATLMGILGSIAARGREARLEDLADPLTLALARELRRLGISVDVHYRGLLPLVAQHGGKAVVVESDPETLGDSLRESLRLRPSILRRLGWHYVRVHAFDLYRDPAAVAVRIAAMLGVDSRVATADTDTQPLDVGD, encoded by the coding sequence GTGGCCGATGTGTGGCGAGGAGAGGACAGCATCGCGGCCGGCGAAGAAGACGTCGCGGCCGGCGCATCCGTGACCCCGGATCATCTCGGCCTGTCCGAGCCGGGGGTGACCGTCGTCCACGCCGCCGACTCCGAGCGCGACCGCTTGCGCACGCAGGCCGCCGCCCTGGGTGGTCGTTCGACGCTGCTGCACTTCTCCGCCGCCGCCGACGCCGGCATCGAGATCACCAAGGCGCATCCCGGCAGCCTCCCGCAGTTCATCACCGGGCGCTCCACCCTCCTGTCCGGACTCTTCCGCGACGAGGTCGCGCTGCGCAACGCCCGCCTGGCGGCCGAACGCATCACGACCAAGAACGTCGAGCTGCGCACCGCGCGCGGCATCGAGCCGGTACGCCTCGCCGTCGGACTGGCCTCGTGGCGCATCGGCGAGACGTCGTTCACGGCTCCGGTGCTGCTGCGGCCCCTCGCGATCCGCCGGCACCACACCGACTTCGAGGTGAAGCTGCACGGCACCTTCACCGTCAACCCCGAGCTGGTGCGGGCGCTGCGCACGCACTTCGGCATCACCGTCGACGGCCCGGCGCTCTCGGCGGCCGCGTACGACGGCGGGCTCTTCAAGCCCCAGCCCGTCATCGACCTGCTCCGCTCGCTGACCTCGTCGATCGAGAGCTTCAGCGTCATCCCGCGCCTCGTCGTCTCCACCTTCGCCGACATCGGCTCGGGCATGGAGCGCGACGCGGTGAACCTCGACCACCCGACGCTCAACGCGCTCGCCGGTCACGTCACCGACCGCGAGACGTTCACGGCCCGTCGTCCCGTGACGACCCCGCCCAACCCCGACGAGCGCCCTCCGGCCGCCGACACACTGCTGTTGGACGCCGACGCGGAGCAGGAGGCGGTGCTCGCCCGCATCGCCGCCGGCCAGTCGATGGTCGTGCACACGCTGCCCGGCACCGGCGGCACCCAGACCGTCATCAACGCCGTCGGCGCCCTCGTGCGCGACGGCAAGAGCGTGCTCGTCGTCAGTGCCCGCCGCTCCACTCTCGAAGGCGTGCGGCATCGCCTCGCCGGCATCGGGCTCGGCGGTCTCGCCGTCTCGCCGCGTCACCTGCAGCGCGACCTGATCCGCGCGATCGGCCGCAACGAGAAGGCGGAGCAGCCGCGCGTCGCCGACATCGACGACGCGCTCGTGCGTCTGCGGGGCGTGCTGCGCGACTATCGCAGCGCCGTCACCCGCCGCCATGACGGGCTGGGCGTCTCCACGCTCGAGATCCTGCGAGCACTCACCACGCTGGCCGCCGTCGACCCCGCGCCCTCCACGGCGGCGCGGTTCGACGCGCTCACGCTCGAGCGTCTCGCCCCCAACAGGGCGGCGGCGGCGTCGATGCTGGCCTCGGCCGCGCGCCTCGGCGAATTCCGCTTCGGCCCCGACGACTCACCGTGGTACGGCGTCTCGTTCGCCACGACCGAGTCGGCCCGTGCCGCCCACGCCCTGGCGGCGAAGCTGCACCGGCAGGACGTCCCCGGCCTGCTCGAGCGCGGCTACGAGCTCATCGCGCAGACGCGGATGCGCCCGTTCCGCACCCTCACCGAGCTCGGCGCCTACCTTCAGGTGCTGCGCGGCATCCGCGACTCGCTCGATCGCTTCAGCCCGACCGTGTTCGAGCGCCCGCTGGGCGAGCTCATCCAGGCCCACGGTCCCCGACGTGAGGCGCCCGAGCTGAGCGGCGCGAACCGGCGCCGGCTCAAGCGCCTGTCCCGCGAGTACATCCGTCCGGGCGTGCACGTCCCCGACATGCACGAGGCGCTCCTGCGCGTGCAGCAGCAGCGCACCGAATGGCAGCGCTACGTCGACGCCGGCGTCATCCCCGAGGTCCCCGTGGGACTCGCCGACGTCCACGTCGCCTGGCAGCGCGTCGACGCCGATCTCGCGGAGCTCGACGGCATCCTCGGCCGCAAGGTCACCGAGCGTCTCATCGACCTCCCCGTCAAGACGCTCGTGCGCACTCTCGGCGCACTCGCCGCCGAGTCGGACTTCTTCGACAACCTCGTCGAGCGCGCGACCCTCCGCACCAAGCTCGCCGCGCTCGGACTCGAGCCGCTGCTGCTCGAGCTCTCGGTGCGCCACGTGCCCGAGAGCCGTGTCCGCGACGAGCTGGAATTCGCGTGGTGGCAGTCGGCGCTCGAGCACCTCCTGCGCACCGACCGCGCCCTGCTCGGAGCCAACACCGCGGTCGTCGACCGCCTCGAGCGCGACTTCCGCCTCGTCGACGAGGCGCACGCCGCGGCATCCGGTCCTCTCCTGGCCTCCGCCCTCGCGACGCAGTGGCGCATCGGCATCGTCGACCACCCCGATGAGGCGGTCGCGCTCCGCCGCGAGCTGAAGAACGGCGCAGCCGAGCCCGGGGCCGTGCTCGCTGCGGCTCCGGCGCTCCTGCGCACGCTGGCCCCGGTCTGGCTGGCCTCTCCGTACGACGTCCCCGCGATCCCCGAGGCGCACGCGTTCGACGTGGTGGTGATCGCGGATGCTGCGGCCATCTGCCTCGCGGAGGCCGCGCCCGCCCTCCGCCGCGCCGAGCAGGTCGTGCTCTTCGGCGATCCGGTCACGCAGAAGCCGACGCCGTTCCGCGTCGCCTCCAGCATCCCGACCGCGGAGGACGATCCCGACGCGCCGTTCGACGGCGTATCGGTGTTCGAGCGCCTCGCCGACCTCCTGCCCGTGGCGACCCTCACGCGCAGCTACCGGGCGGGCGGCGAGGACCTCGCCGAGCTCGTCAATGACGCCTTCTACGGCGGCGAGATCGTGTCGCTCCCGTGGGCCGGGTCGTACCTCGGCCGCGGAAGCCTCGGCGTCGACTACGTCGAAGGCGGCACCGGCACCCCCGACCCGCTCACCGGTGCGGTCGAGAGCCCCGACGCCGAGGTGCAGCGGGTCGTGACCCTGGTGGTGGAGCACGCGGTGAACCGCGGGGCGGAATCCCTCATGGTCGTCACCGCGAGCCCGCGCCACGCCGAGCGCGTGCGCGCCGCCGTCGCCACCGCCTTCGCGGGCCGGGCCGACGTGGCCGACTTCGTCTCGCGCGACACCGCCGAGCCCTTCGCCGTGCTCAGCCTCGAGGAGTCGGTGGCCGAGAGCCGCGACCGGGTCATCTTCTCCCTGGGCTTCGGCCTGACCAAGCACGGCCGCGTGCTGAGCGACTTCGGCGACCTGTCGACTCCCGACGGGGAGCGCCTGCTCACGGTGGGCATGACGCGGGCGCGCCGGTCGATGGTGATCGTGTCGTCCATCCGCCCGTCCGCCTTCGACGACGGCCGGCTGGAGTACGGCGCCGCGACCCTCATGGGCATCCTCGGCAGCATCGCCGCGCGCGGTCGGGAGGCCCGCCTCGAAGACCTCGCCGACCCGCTCACCCTCGCCCTCGCGCGGGAGCTGCGCAGGCTCGGCATCTCCGTCGACGTCCACTACCGCGGACTGCTGCCGCTCGTCGCCCAGCACGGCGGCAAGGCGGTCGTCGTGGAGAGCGACCCGGAGACCCTCGGCGACTCGCTGCGGGAGTCGCTCCGCCTGCGGCCGTCGATCCTGCGCCGGCTCGGGTGGCACTACGTGCGCGTGCACGCCTTCGACCTGTACCGCGACCCGGCGGCCGTCGCCGTCCGCATCGCCGCGATGCTGGGCGTGGACTCCCGCGTCGCCACCGCCGACACGGACACCCAGCCGCTCGATGTCGGCGACTGA
- a CDS encoding DUF485 domain-containing protein: MSDPATNAGASPHGIDYIAVEKSREFTELKRSQRSFVFPLAIAFLVWYFAYVLLSSFAVEFMSQRVWGDITVGLIFGLGQFVTTFAITMAYVWYANRNLDPKAEAIRTDLEKQEASA; encoded by the coding sequence ATGTCAGATCCCGCGACGAATGCCGGTGCGTCACCGCACGGTATCGATTACATCGCCGTCGAGAAGTCGAGGGAATTCACGGAGCTGAAGCGCTCGCAGCGCAGCTTCGTCTTTCCGCTCGCCATCGCCTTCCTCGTCTGGTATTTCGCCTACGTCCTGCTCAGCTCGTTCGCGGTCGAATTCATGTCGCAGCGCGTCTGGGGTGACATCACCGTCGGGCTGATCTTCGGCCTCGGGCAATTCGTGACCACATTCGCCATCACGATGGCCTATGTCTGGTACGCCAACCGCAATCTCGACCCGAAGGCCGAGGCGATCCGCACCGACCTGGAGAAGCAGGAGGCGTCCGCATGA